In Aeromicrobium marinum DSM 15272, one genomic interval encodes:
- the sufB gene encoding Fe-S cluster assembly protein SufB — protein sequence MTTTSETTTPTGTNAIEAANPGLKDVGRYEFGWSDKTDAGATVQRGLSEDVVRNISGLKSEPEWMLQQRLKGLKLFGRKPMPTWGSDLGGIDFDNIKYFVRSTEKQAATWDDLPEDIKNTYDRLGIPEAEKQRLVSGVAAQYESEVVYHSIREDLEAQGVLFLDTDTALREHPEIFQEYFGTVIPVGDNKFSALNTAVWSGGSFIYVPKGVHVDIPLQAYFRINTENMGQFERTLIIADEDSYVHYVEGCTAPIYSSDSLHSAVVEIVVKKGARVRYTTIQNWSNNVYNLVTKRAVCEAGATMEWVDGNIGSKVTMKYPAVYLMGEGARGETLSIAFAGEGQHQDAGAKMVHAAPNTSSSILSKSVARGGGRTSYRGLLQVLEGAHGSASTVKCDALLVDQVSRSDTYPYVDVREDDVTLGHEATVSKVSDDQLFYFMSRGMGEDEAMAMIVRGFVEPIARELPMEYALELNRLIELQMEGAVG from the coding sequence ATGACGACCACGTCAGAGACCACCACCCCCACCGGGACCAACGCCATCGAGGCGGCGAACCCCGGCCTCAAGGACGTCGGCCGGTACGAGTTCGGCTGGTCCGACAAGACCGACGCCGGCGCCACCGTGCAGCGCGGCCTCAGCGAGGACGTCGTCCGCAACATCTCCGGCCTCAAGAGCGAGCCGGAGTGGATGCTGCAGCAGCGACTCAAGGGCCTCAAGCTCTTCGGTCGCAAGCCCATGCCCACCTGGGGCTCGGACCTCGGCGGCATCGACTTCGACAACATCAAGTACTTCGTGCGGTCCACCGAGAAGCAGGCCGCCACGTGGGACGACCTGCCCGAGGACATCAAGAACACCTACGACCGGCTCGGCATCCCGGAGGCCGAGAAGCAGCGTCTCGTCTCCGGCGTCGCCGCCCAGTACGAGTCCGAGGTCGTGTACCACTCGATCCGTGAGGACCTCGAGGCCCAGGGCGTGCTGTTCCTCGACACCGACACGGCCCTGCGCGAGCACCCGGAGATCTTCCAGGAGTACTTCGGCACCGTCATCCCGGTCGGCGACAACAAGTTCTCCGCCCTCAACACCGCGGTGTGGTCCGGCGGCTCGTTCATCTACGTGCCCAAGGGCGTCCACGTCGACATCCCGTTGCAGGCGTACTTCCGCATCAACACCGAGAACATGGGTCAGTTCGAGCGCACCCTGATCATCGCCGACGAGGACTCGTACGTGCACTACGTCGAGGGCTGCACGGCGCCGATCTACAGCTCGGACAGCCTGCACTCGGCCGTGGTCGAGATCGTCGTGAAGAAGGGCGCCCGCGTCCGGTACACGACCATCCAGAACTGGTCGAACAACGTGTACAACCTGGTCACGAAGCGGGCCGTGTGCGAGGCCGGCGCCACCATGGAGTGGGTCGACGGCAACATCGGCTCGAAGGTCACCATGAAGTACCCGGCCGTCTACCTCATGGGTGAGGGCGCTCGCGGCGAGACGCTGTCGATCGCCTTCGCCGGCGAGGGCCAGCACCAGGACGCCGGCGCCAAGATGGTGCATGCCGCACCGAACACGTCCAGCTCGATCCTGTCCAAGTCCGTCGCCCGTGGCGGCGGCCGGACGTCGTACCGCGGGCTGCTGCAGGTGCTCGAGGGCGCCCACGGCTCGGCCAGCACGGTCAAGTGCGACGCCCTGCTCGTCGACCAGGTGAGCCGGTCCGACACCTACCCGTACGTCGACGTCCGCGAGGACGACGTGACGCTCGGCCACGAGGCCACCGTCTCGAAGGTCAGTGACGACCAGCTCTTCTACTTCATGTCGCGCGGCATGGGCGAGGACGAGGCGATGGCGATGATCGTGCGCGGTTTCGTCGAGCCGATCGCCCGTGAGCTGCCGATGGAGTACGCCTTGGAGCTCAACCGCCTCATCGAGCTCCAGATGGAGGGTGCTGTCGGATGA
- a CDS encoding helix-turn-helix transcriptional regulator, with the protein MRAPERTSTDDAPTRARVADTVLRLGPATATVVADHLGLTAPAVRRHLDQLVAEGLLESREQRVVGPRGRGRPAKVFAISDAGRDQFAHSYDDLAVQALEFLAETGGDDAVSRFARARLQPLEQRLGEHLQGSSPEDRPDRLAEALTAEGFAASVGQTPAGTQMCQHHCPVAHVAEEFPQMCEAEAEMFSRLLGTHVQRLATIAHGDGVCTTHLPHARPSQPRPARSTAERLPS; encoded by the coding sequence ATGCGAGCACCGGAGCGGACGTCGACCGACGACGCACCGACGCGTGCGCGCGTGGCCGACACCGTCCTGCGACTGGGACCTGCCACGGCGACCGTCGTGGCGGACCACCTGGGCCTCACCGCACCGGCCGTGCGGCGTCACCTCGACCAGCTCGTGGCCGAGGGTCTGCTGGAGTCCCGCGAACAGCGTGTCGTCGGCCCCCGCGGCCGCGGCCGCCCGGCGAAGGTCTTCGCCATCTCCGACGCCGGACGTGACCAGTTCGCGCACTCCTACGACGACCTGGCCGTCCAGGCCCTGGAGTTCCTCGCCGAGACCGGCGGCGACGACGCCGTGAGCCGGTTCGCCCGCGCCCGGCTGCAGCCGTTGGAGCAGCGGCTCGGCGAGCACCTGCAGGGCTCGAGCCCCGAGGACCGGCCCGACCGGCTGGCCGAGGCTCTCACGGCCGAGGGCTTCGCCGCGTCCGTCGGCCAGACCCCGGCCGGCACCCAGATGTGCCAGCACCACTGCCCGGTCGCCCACGTGGCCGAGGAGTTCCCGCAGATGTGCGAGGCCGAGGCCGAGATGTTCTCCCGGCTGCTCGGCACCCACGTCCAGCGGCTCGCCACCATCGCCCACGGCGACGGCGTCTGCACCACCCACCTGCCGCACGCCCGACCATCACAGCCCCGCCCCGCCCGATCCACCGCAGAGAGGTTGCCCTCATGA
- a CDS encoding DUF2786 domain-containing protein: protein MGQESRRRREARRRSNQRPGADGIAALLDLAVRHAVHAPATAGPHIRVLHDLGAAPPVVDEVVARIGAAWEQGWQPRDLLHASRRHTTAAATRWLSRAILVESHRSGAPHRAPRSWLDQLDVLESSVTPAADELLPSTDHPDQAAWLAALVTLDLLRGLPRVRVVDAVPSQWDRLGRPSTVPETGRIDARQAKALTTVRALLAKAESTDFAAEAEAFTAKAQSLMTRHALDEALITADIEGGVVVRARRILVHHPYPVEKASLLDQVARANRTRAVWDEFASSVTVVGVPTDLDQVEMLFTSTLVQATRAMTHAGQAADSAPVDRSSSFRKSFLVAYAQRIGQRLTVTAEEATASYGSALVPVLARQGEAVTAEFERLFPRVTTTSRRRSYDRRGWDAGTRAADDTVLPSAMLE, encoded by the coding sequence ATGGGTCAGGAGAGTCGTCGCCGTCGCGAAGCGCGGCGTCGGTCGAACCAGCGTCCCGGTGCCGACGGCATCGCCGCGCTGCTCGACCTCGCCGTCCGGCACGCCGTGCACGCTCCGGCTACCGCCGGCCCGCACATCCGGGTGCTGCACGACCTCGGCGCGGCGCCGCCGGTCGTCGACGAGGTGGTCGCCAGGATCGGCGCGGCGTGGGAGCAGGGATGGCAGCCCCGTGACCTGCTCCACGCGTCCCGGCGACACACCACGGCTGCTGCCACACGCTGGCTGTCCAGGGCGATCCTCGTCGAGTCGCACCGGTCCGGCGCGCCGCACCGCGCACCGCGGTCGTGGCTCGACCAGCTGGACGTCCTCGAGTCCTCCGTGACCCCGGCCGCTGATGAGCTACTGCCGAGCACCGACCACCCCGACCAGGCCGCGTGGCTGGCGGCGCTGGTCACCCTCGACCTGCTCCGGGGGCTGCCCCGGGTGCGGGTCGTCGACGCCGTCCCGTCGCAGTGGGATCGGCTCGGTCGACCGTCGACGGTGCCGGAGACCGGCAGGATCGACGCCCGGCAGGCCAAGGCGCTGACCACCGTGCGGGCCCTGCTGGCCAAGGCGGAGTCGACCGACTTCGCCGCCGAGGCCGAGGCCTTCACCGCCAAGGCGCAGAGCCTCATGACCCGGCACGCGCTCGACGAGGCGCTGATCACCGCCGACATCGAGGGGGGCGTGGTCGTCCGGGCGCGGCGGATCCTGGTGCACCACCCGTACCCGGTCGAGAAGGCCTCCCTGCTCGACCAGGTGGCGCGCGCCAACCGCACCCGGGCGGTGTGGGACGAGTTCGCCTCCAGCGTCACGGTCGTCGGCGTGCCGACCGACCTCGACCAGGTCGAGATGTTGTTCACCTCCACCCTCGTCCAGGCCACCCGTGCTATGACCCACGCCGGCCAGGCCGCCGACAGCGCACCGGTCGACCGTTCATCGTCGTTCCGCAAGTCCTTCCTCGTCGCCTACGCCCAGCGCATCGGGCAACGCCTCACCGTCACGGCCGAGGAGGCGACGGCCTCGTACGGGTCGGCTCTGGTGCCCGTCCTCGCCCGGCAGGGCGAGGCGGTCACCGCCGAGTTCGAGCGACTGTTCCCGCGGGTCACGACCACGTCCCGCCGTCGTTCGTACGACCGGCGGGGGTGGGACGCCGGCACCCGGGCCGCCGACGACACCGTCCTGCCGTCCGCGATGCTCGAGTAA
- a CDS encoding DNA polymerase domain-containing protein, which yields MASDAVEIEAGGRAVRVSSPGREIFEATDDSPAVSKLMVAEYYVAVADGLMRALQDRPVALERWPKGVREDMVMATRADGHGDAFYQKRMMRGAPSYVEPTRVLFPSGRPADEMCVTEIAVAVWAAQMGAITFHPWPTRRTDNDRPDELRIDLDPHGSATFADAVRVAGVAQELLTGLGITAFAKTSGKRGIHVYVRIEPRWTFTDVRHAAIGLARALARTAEGVTTAWWKEERGDNVFIDFNQNCRDRTIASAYSLRPAPGAPVSMPVTWQELAGLTDPREFTLHTVPALLASRGDAWAAIDDIAHDLTPLLDLWREDPTEMPYPPEYPKMPGEPKRVQPSKARSEPSD from the coding sequence ATGGCGAGCGACGCGGTCGAGATCGAGGCGGGCGGACGGGCGGTCCGGGTCTCGAGTCCCGGCCGGGAGATCTTCGAGGCGACCGACGACTCCCCCGCCGTCTCCAAGCTGATGGTCGCCGAGTACTACGTCGCCGTGGCGGACGGGTTGATGCGGGCCCTGCAGGACCGGCCGGTGGCGCTGGAGCGCTGGCCCAAGGGCGTGCGGGAGGACATGGTGATGGCCACCCGCGCCGACGGGCACGGCGACGCGTTCTACCAGAAGCGGATGATGCGGGGCGCTCCCTCGTACGTCGAGCCGACCCGCGTGCTGTTCCCCTCCGGCCGGCCGGCCGACGAGATGTGCGTGACCGAGATCGCCGTCGCGGTCTGGGCGGCGCAGATGGGCGCCATCACCTTCCACCCGTGGCCCACCCGCCGCACGGACAACGACCGCCCCGACGAGCTGCGCATCGACCTCGACCCGCACGGCAGCGCCACCTTCGCCGACGCCGTCCGGGTCGCGGGGGTGGCGCAGGAGCTGCTGACCGGGCTGGGCATCACGGCGTTCGCCAAGACCAGCGGCAAGCGGGGCATCCACGTGTACGTCCGCATCGAGCCCCGCTGGACCTTCACCGACGTGCGCCACGCAGCGATCGGTCTGGCCCGCGCGCTCGCCCGCACGGCGGAGGGCGTCACCACCGCCTGGTGGAAGGAGGAGCGCGGCGACAACGTGTTCATCGACTTCAACCAGAACTGTCGCGACCGCACCATCGCCTCGGCCTACAGCCTGCGACCGGCTCCCGGCGCCCCGGTGTCGATGCCGGTGACCTGGCAGGAGCTGGCCGGGCTCACCGACCCGCGGGAGTTCACCCTGCACACGGTTCCTGCGTTGCTGGCGTCACGCGGCGATGCCTGGGCGGCGATCGACGACATCGCGCACGACCTCACTCCCCTGCTCGACCTGTGGCGCGAGGACCCGACCGAGATGCCGTACCCCCCGGAGTATCCCAAGATGCCGGGCGAGCCGAAACGCGTGCAGCCGAGCAAGGCTCGGTCCGAGCCCTCCGATTGA
- a CDS encoding HNH endonuclease: MFETLSQLPASCGAVEPWQLSDGEVEVMTREVQRARAALDAVTVRLAEAAETRGLARAGGHTSTTAWLAATTGLGKREAAALVALSRLAPGECERTRAAWAAGDLSTTQAGTILRAVDQLPDWIDADPRHAAEDVLLEHAPALPADDLRRLANRIIEVIDPDGADEILGRQLEAQERRAYDCTRLRFLIAGHGMTRIQGQLPDAQAQMLRTALEGLAAPRRQRDGLPADDHPHEAATRRPADQRLGHAFCELIEHLPTGAVATAGGLAATVTVNIDLKNLTDRVATATLSTGDQMSAAQTRRFACNAQLIPLVLDGSSRILDHGLAKRLHDRYQRIALAKRDGGCSWKGCDRPPAWCEAHHLTPFSQGGETSVDNGALFCFVHHHLLHDDDWSARLAPDGVVEVIPPSRIDPQRRPLRHTRHLKLRPRAA; the protein is encoded by the coding sequence ATGTTCGAGACACTCTCCCAGCTCCCCGCCTCGTGCGGTGCAGTGGAGCCGTGGCAGTTGTCCGACGGCGAGGTCGAGGTGATGACGCGGGAAGTCCAGCGTGCTCGCGCTGCGCTCGATGCGGTGACCGTGCGGCTCGCGGAGGCTGCCGAGACCCGTGGTCTGGCGCGCGCGGGTGGTCACACCTCGACCACCGCGTGGCTGGCCGCGACGACCGGGCTGGGCAAGCGTGAGGCCGCGGCCCTGGTGGCGTTGTCGCGGCTGGCGCCGGGTGAGTGCGAGCGCACCCGTGCCGCGTGGGCTGCCGGTGACCTGTCCACCACGCAGGCCGGGACCATCCTGCGGGCGGTCGACCAGCTGCCCGACTGGATCGACGCCGACCCCCGCCACGCTGCCGAGGACGTCCTGCTCGAGCACGCACCGGCGCTGCCGGCCGACGACCTGCGCCGCCTCGCGAACCGGATCATCGAGGTCATCGACCCCGACGGCGCCGACGAGATCCTCGGCCGACAGCTCGAAGCCCAGGAGCGGCGGGCGTACGACTGCACCCGGTTGCGGTTCCTGATCGCCGGCCACGGCATGACCCGGATCCAGGGCCAGCTGCCCGACGCGCAAGCCCAGATGCTCCGCACCGCCCTCGAAGGACTCGCCGCACCTCGCCGCCAGCGCGACGGACTCCCCGCCGACGACCACCCCCACGAAGCAGCCACCCGCCGCCCGGCCGACCAACGCCTCGGCCACGCGTTCTGCGAGCTCATCGAGCACCTCCCCACCGGCGCCGTGGCCACCGCCGGCGGTCTCGCCGCGACCGTCACGGTCAACATCGACCTCAAGAACCTCACCGACCGCGTCGCGACCGCCACCCTGTCGACCGGCGACCAGATGTCCGCCGCCCAGACCCGCCGGTTCGCGTGCAACGCGCAGCTCATCCCCCTCGTGCTCGACGGGTCCTCCCGGATCCTCGACCACGGCCTCGCGAAACGACTGCACGACCGCTACCAACGCATCGCGCTGGCCAAGCGCGACGGTGGCTGCTCCTGGAAGGGCTGCGACCGACCACCGGCCTGGTGCGAGGCCCACCACCTGACCCCGTTCAGCCAGGGCGGCGAGACCTCCGTCGACAACGGTGCCCTGTTCTGCTTCGTCCACCACCACCTCCTGCACGACGACGACTGGTCAGCGCGACTCGCCCCCGACGGAGTCGTCGAGGTCATCCCCCCGTCGAGGATCGACCCCCAACGCCGGCCACTACGCCACACCCGACACCTCAAACTCAGACCCCGCGCCGCATAG
- a CDS encoding alpha/beta hydrolase — protein MRRTIAAVATAMALVAAPVQAGAATTPAPGPSVVDDLANMADAYGRITGPGGQLRNGNYLPALVRQIGLLSAAQLAAQAVTPTRLSLTAGTLVPGWNVGNPLRAGWAGTRGVATPVAFTNRFGALLRGTVYTPKPGATDPYTGAPLTGPFPGVVVTPGSVQGSAGMYAWLAQDLAERGYVVLVYDVQGQGSSETLPHTTGSIFPFCNPLAPAQDTEMTGCPGVPFQQEANFVKGTEDAIDFFLSTPTAPYANPASAGAPVNAFNPVWEQFDSSPDPAAATPGRTTRLAIVGHSLGGSAVSKVQGTDERVATVVALDKLQADGAVPSVPALAVQSEYGFTVSPAALSGGDTLLPAPGQPVPGRERASGFDAWQAAGQDALLVVPRASTHLEYTDIPYVLPASRFGQALTSVYVQAWLGHQLKDEPAEALLATSFRYLEPTGKGRWAPVTLQRDALLSTRYCSAIDVGPLLDDDLTGVGC, from the coding sequence GTGAGACGCACCATCGCCGCGGTCGCAACCGCCATGGCCCTCGTGGCCGCACCCGTCCAGGCGGGGGCCGCGACGACCCCTGCGCCCGGACCGTCGGTGGTCGACGACCTGGCCAACATGGCCGACGCCTACGGCCGGATCACCGGCCCGGGTGGGCAGCTGCGCAACGGCAACTACCTGCCGGCGCTCGTCCGGCAGATCGGGCTGCTGTCCGCCGCCCAGCTCGCGGCGCAGGCGGTGACGCCCACCCGGCTGTCGCTCACCGCCGGCACCCTGGTCCCCGGGTGGAACGTCGGCAACCCGCTGCGGGCCGGCTGGGCCGGCACCCGCGGGGTCGCGACCCCGGTGGCCTTCACGAACCGCTTCGGAGCCCTGCTGCGGGGCACCGTCTACACGCCCAAGCCCGGCGCGACCGACCCGTACACGGGAGCCCCGCTCACCGGTCCCTTCCCCGGCGTCGTGGTGACACCGGGATCGGTGCAGGGCTCGGCCGGCATGTACGCCTGGCTGGCCCAGGACCTCGCCGAACGCGGCTACGTCGTCCTGGTCTACGACGTGCAGGGCCAGGGGTCCAGCGAGACCCTGCCGCACACCACGGGCAGCATCTTCCCCTTCTGCAACCCGCTGGCGCCCGCGCAGGACACGGAGATGACGGGGTGCCCGGGCGTGCCCTTCCAGCAGGAGGCGAACTTCGTCAAGGGCACCGAGGACGCGATCGACTTCTTCCTGTCGACCCCCACCGCCCCCTACGCCAACCCCGCGTCGGCCGGAGCACCCGTCAACGCCTTCAACCCCGTGTGGGAGCAGTTCGACAGCAGCCCCGACCCGGCGGCCGCGACCCCCGGCCGCACCACCCGGCTGGCGATCGTGGGCCACTCGCTCGGCGGGTCCGCCGTGTCCAAGGTGCAGGGCACCGATGAGCGGGTGGCGACCGTCGTGGCGCTCGACAAGCTGCAGGCAGACGGCGCCGTCCCGTCGGTGCCCGCCCTGGCCGTCCAGTCCGAGTACGGCTTCACGGTCTCCCCCGCCGCGCTCTCCGGTGGCGACACGCTCCTGCCCGCCCCGGGTCAGCCCGTTCCCGGACGTGAACGCGCCAGCGGGTTCGACGCCTGGCAGGCGGCCGGACAGGACGCCCTGCTGGTGGTGCCGCGTGCCTCCACCCACCTGGAGTACACCGACATCCCCTACGTGCTGCCCGCCAGCCGGTTCGGCCAGGCGCTCACCAGCGTCTACGTGCAGGCCTGGCTCGGCCACCAGCTCAAGGACGAGCCGGCCGAAGCCCTGCTGGCGACGTCGTTCCGCTACCTGGAGCCGACCGGCAAGGGTCGCTGGGCCCCCGTGACGTTGCAGCGTGACGCCCTGCTGAGCACCCGCTACTGCTCGGCGATCGACGTCGGTCCCCTGCTGGACGACGACCTCACCGGGGTCGGCTGCTAG
- a CDS encoding oxygenase MpaB family protein encodes MIGDLDDLPTPLLAAAATPYVAVSGAANVVMQLARPAIGYAVKDSVVTEGSLFGNPSRRRRTTVGFLAVAVHGSAAERAAFRAATNGSHARVPGAFDPELQRWVAACLFHGFEQAREAVHGPLGSDRERFYAEGAIFGAMLQMPASWWPADRDAFEDYWREGLAATSIDDPVRDYLLRVVRLEYIDGRVPAAVVRRRLHVTAGFLPEHLRQEMRLPWSAADERRFDRFSRRLALVVRHLPAGARGFPFTRSIDDVRRRMATGEPIF; translated from the coding sequence GTGATCGGCGACCTCGACGACCTCCCGACACCCCTGCTCGCCGCCGCGGCAACCCCCTACGTCGCGGTGTCCGGCGCCGCCAACGTCGTGATGCAGCTGGCCCGCCCGGCCATCGGGTACGCGGTCAAGGACAGCGTCGTGACCGAGGGGAGCCTGTTCGGCAACCCGTCGCGACGACGACGGACGACTGTCGGGTTCCTCGCCGTCGCCGTCCACGGGTCCGCGGCCGAGCGCGCCGCGTTCCGTGCCGCGACCAACGGGTCCCACGCGCGGGTGCCGGGAGCGTTCGACCCCGAGCTCCAGCGCTGGGTGGCCGCCTGCCTCTTCCATGGCTTCGAACAGGCACGGGAGGCCGTGCACGGACCGTTGGGCTCCGACCGCGAACGGTTCTACGCCGAGGGGGCGATCTTCGGCGCGATGCTGCAGATGCCCGCCTCGTGGTGGCCGGCCGATCGCGACGCCTTCGAGGACTACTGGCGTGAGGGCCTCGCGGCGACGTCGATCGACGACCCGGTCCGCGACTACCTCCTGCGGGTCGTCCGGCTGGAGTACATCGACGGTCGGGTCCCCGCGGCCGTCGTCCGTCGCCGGCTCCACGTGACCGCCGGCTTCCTGCCCGAGCATCTGCGCCAGGAGATGCGACTGCCGTGGTCGGCGGCCGACGAGCGTCGCTTCGACCGCTTCTCCCGGCGCCTCGCCCTCGTGGTGCGCCACCTGCCTGCGGGTGCACGGGGCTTCCCGTTCACCCGGTCGATCGACGACGTGCGCCGGCGGATGGCCACCGGCGAGCCGATCTTCTAG
- a CDS encoding ATP-dependent DNA ligase, whose protein sequence is MDLPVMPPLVPMLAKSAARVPGGDAGMLFEPKWDGFRCLVFRDGDEVELASRSTKSLARYFPDVVQAVLRQLPERCVVDAEIVVAVGDRLDFDTLSARIHPAASRVDHLAEQTPARLVVFDLLALGDESLLDTPLAQRRSRLEDALAGVGAPVHLTRTTTDPAEAEQWFAAFEGAGLDGVMAKSLTSVYVPGGRTMIKVKHARTADVVVAGYRPHKNSTEDSPLLGSMLLGLYAGDGTLRHVGVCASFTAARRAELVEELAGDVVDLSDHPWGDLEMGQNRWSAGKDLSFVPLAPVRVAEVGYEHMEGPGDTARFRHTAQFKRWRPDREATSCTYAQLEEVVGYRLSDVLT, encoded by the coding sequence ATGGACCTTCCGGTGATGCCACCGCTCGTGCCGATGCTCGCCAAGTCGGCCGCGCGGGTGCCCGGCGGTGATGCCGGCATGCTGTTCGAGCCCAAGTGGGACGGCTTCCGGTGTCTGGTGTTCCGTGACGGCGACGAGGTCGAGCTCGCCAGCCGTTCGACCAAGTCGCTCGCGCGGTACTTCCCCGACGTCGTGCAGGCGGTGCTGCGCCAGCTGCCGGAGCGCTGCGTGGTGGACGCCGAGATCGTGGTCGCCGTCGGTGACCGGCTCGACTTCGACACTCTGAGCGCCCGGATCCACCCGGCGGCCAGCCGCGTGGACCACCTCGCCGAGCAGACGCCCGCCCGTCTGGTCGTGTTCGACCTGCTCGCGCTCGGCGACGAGTCCTTGCTCGACACCCCGCTGGCACAGCGGCGGTCGCGGCTGGAGGACGCCCTGGCCGGCGTCGGTGCGCCGGTGCACCTCACCCGCACCACGACCGACCCGGCCGAGGCCGAGCAGTGGTTCGCCGCCTTCGAGGGTGCCGGGCTCGACGGCGTCATGGCCAAGTCGCTGACCTCCGTCTACGTGCCCGGCGGCCGCACGATGATCAAGGTCAAGCACGCCCGCACCGCCGACGTGGTCGTGGCCGGCTACCGGCCGCACAAGAACTCCACCGAGGACTCGCCGCTGCTGGGCTCGATGCTGCTGGGCCTATACGCCGGCGACGGGACGCTCCGTCACGTCGGGGTGTGCGCGTCCTTCACCGCCGCCCGCCGGGCCGAGCTGGTCGAGGAGCTCGCCGGCGACGTGGTCGACCTGTCCGACCACCCGTGGGGCGATCTGGAGATGGGGCAGAACCGCTGGTCGGCCGGCAAGGACCTGTCGTTCGTGCCGTTGGCGCCGGTGCGGGTGGCCGAGGTCGGCTACGAGCACATGGAGGGCCCGGGGGACACCGCCCGCTTCCGGCACACCGCTCAGTTCAAGCGGTGGCGCCCTGATCGTGAGGCCACCTCGTGCACGTACGCCCAGCTCGAGGAGGTCGTCGGGTACCGGCTCTCCGACGTGCTGACGTGA
- a CDS encoding ABC transporter ATP-binding protein: protein MSAPAVEISGLVMRYRGVTAVDGLDLTVAAGTVTAILGPNGAGKTTTIETCEGFRRPQQGRVSVLGCTPGSAELRPRIGVMLQAGGAWSGVRAREMLAHVASLHAHPLAVDPLVERLGLAACGSTPYRRMSGGQQQRLSLAMAVVGRPELVFLDEPTAGLDPQARRATWELIEELRASGVTTVLTTHFMDEAEALSDQVHIVDAGRVIASGTPAELAATGAGNTIRFRARAGLDVISLMAALPADTKVEERAPGAYVLTGEVDPALLATLTAWCASHHVLAESVLVERQTLEDRFLDLTGRTLR, encoded by the coding sequence GTGTCAGCCCCTGCCGTCGAGATCTCCGGTCTCGTGATGCGCTACCGCGGCGTCACCGCCGTCGACGGACTGGACCTCACCGTCGCCGCCGGGACCGTCACGGCGATCCTGGGACCCAACGGAGCCGGCAAGACCACGACCATCGAGACCTGTGAAGGGTTCCGCCGTCCGCAGCAGGGGCGCGTGAGCGTGCTCGGCTGTACCCCCGGCTCCGCCGAGCTCCGTCCCCGCATCGGCGTGATGCTGCAGGCCGGCGGTGCCTGGTCGGGGGTCCGTGCGCGGGAGATGCTGGCCCACGTCGCCTCCTTGCACGCGCACCCGCTGGCCGTCGACCCGCTCGTGGAGCGCCTCGGCCTGGCAGCCTGCGGGTCCACGCCGTACCGCCGGATGTCCGGCGGACAGCAGCAGCGGTTGAGCCTCGCGATGGCCGTCGTCGGGCGACCGGAGCTCGTGTTCCTCGACGAACCGACGGCGGGGCTCGATCCCCAGGCACGGCGCGCCACCTGGGAGCTCATCGAGGAGCTGCGGGCGAGCGGCGTCACGACGGTCCTCACGACCCACTTCATGGACGAGGCCGAGGCGTTGTCCGACCAGGTCCACATCGTCGACGCCGGCCGGGTCATCGCCTCGGGCACCCCGGCCGAGCTCGCCGCGACCGGCGCCGGCAACACCATCCGCTTCCGGGCCCGGGCGGGCCTGGACGTCATCAGTCTCATGGCGGCCCTGCCGGCCGACACCAAGGTCGAGGAGCGTGCGCCCGGCGCCTACGTCCTCACCGGTGAGGTCGACCCCGCGCTGCTGGCGACGCTCACCGCCTGGTGCGCGAGCCACCACGTCCTGGCGGAGTCGGTGCTGGTGGAGCGTCAGACCCTCGAGGACCGGTTCCTCGACCTCACCGGGAGGACCCTGCGATGA
- a CDS encoding ABC transporter permease: protein MSLDLSPRPGAASTRAMVRSQTAMELRLLARNGEQILVTLVIPLLLLVMGTRAGSIVDLGEGRTIDIIAPGVLALAVLSTSFTSLAISTGFDRRYGVLKRLGASPLPRSGLLVAKVLAVVVVELVQLVVLVGAALALGWQPEGGATAWLWLLALAGLGTAAFGALGLLIAGTLRAEATLALANLVYILLLVGGGLIVPLSRYPEGVQRGLELLPSGALGQGLRDAFAGDGVGVAPVVVLAVWALVAGAVTSRTFRWE from the coding sequence ATGAGCCTCGACCTGTCGCCGCGGCCCGGCGCGGCCTCCACCCGCGCCATGGTGCGGTCGCAGACCGCCATGGAGCTGCGGCTGCTGGCTCGCAACGGCGAGCAGATCCTCGTCACCCTCGTGATCCCCCTGCTGCTGCTCGTCATGGGCACCCGCGCCGGCAGCATCGTCGACCTCGGCGAGGGGCGCACGATCGACATCATCGCGCCCGGTGTGCTCGCCCTGGCGGTGCTCTCGACCTCGTTCACGTCACTGGCGATCAGCACGGGGTTCGACCGCCGGTACGGGGTGCTGAAGCGGCTCGGCGCCTCTCCCCTGCCGCGCTCGGGGTTGCTCGTCGCCAAGGTCCTCGCGGTCGTGGTGGTGGAGCTGGTGCAGCTCGTGGTGCTCGTCGGTGCCGCCCTCGCGCTGGGCTGGCAGCCGGAGGGCGGAGCCACGGCCTGGCTGTGGCTGCTCGCCCTGGCGGGGCTCGGCACGGCGGCCTTCGGCGCCTTGGGCCTCCTGATCGCGGGCACGCTGCGGGCCGAGGCCACCCTCGCCCTTGCCAACCTCGTCTACATCCTGCTGCTGGTCGGCGGCGGACTGATCGTCCCGCTGTCGCGCTACCCCGAGGGGGTGCAGCGCGGACTCGAGCTGCTGCCGTCGGGTGCCCTCGGCCAGGGCCTGCGGGACGCCTTCGCCGGTGACGGCGTGGGCGTCGCCCCGGTCGTGGTCCTCGCCGTCTGGGCGCTGGTCGCCGGCGCCGTCACCTCCCGGACGTTCCGATGGGAGTGA